The Phycisphaerae bacterium genome includes a region encoding these proteins:
- a CDS encoding DUF2314 domain-containing protein — protein sequence MRWFKKTIPWRGEVVFRGSLQPRAADFEYLEKHRIRIRPGNGDPEFLWSLTLEHPDWGTATLQCPRETHRIDPAILDHDWLLSETERQEARLGESTVLLGMPSAKGHMLRDRKLALRFMRAIMGDDGVLGLDCLGWRTWTRTGLDEELAHDADLDVEAIHSLHWVKTESGEEAGWLHSHGLAEIGGFDFDILRPAKELATSACDALRAIAFAILEERVSTSTTRFSLAMPGGDVQFVDVDRFNALASAADRALRTADDPAHSRKRAVLCDPAGGFFSRFSRKVRPSSYLAGPIDDRAVICFSGSATDLMAERARKTYPVLRALLDELAEFEFPVGAKIGYPTDHRTGPDDREHLWFSIHRCFDDKIDATLENSPLDIAGMNAGDRAEHPVELLTDWIIMTPFGQINPRSMVVVRKIREHREELRAIMAEYRRQSSKA from the coding sequence ATGCGATGGTTCAAAAAGACAATTCCCTGGCGCGGCGAGGTTGTGTTCCGCGGCTCCCTGCAACCGCGGGCCGCAGACTTTGAATATCTTGAGAAGCACCGGATCCGCATCCGACCGGGCAACGGAGACCCAGAATTCCTCTGGTCGTTGACGCTCGAGCATCCTGACTGGGGTACCGCCACATTGCAGTGTCCCCGCGAGACGCACCGGATTGACCCGGCGATTCTGGATCATGACTGGCTACTGTCGGAGACCGAGCGGCAGGAAGCCCGGCTGGGCGAATCAACCGTCCTGCTCGGTATGCCTTCGGCCAAGGGCCACATGTTGCGGGACCGAAAGCTGGCCCTGCGATTCATGCGGGCGATCATGGGAGACGACGGAGTGCTAGGCTTGGATTGTCTGGGCTGGAGAACGTGGACACGAACCGGTCTTGACGAGGAACTGGCTCACGACGCCGACCTGGACGTCGAAGCCATTCATTCGCTGCATTGGGTGAAGACTGAATCCGGCGAAGAGGCAGGTTGGCTGCATTCTCACGGACTCGCTGAAATCGGGGGCTTCGACTTTGACATACTCCGTCCTGCAAAGGAACTGGCCACGTCGGCCTGCGACGCCCTTCGGGCGATTGCCTTTGCGATTCTCGAAGAGCGAGTCTCGACGTCAACAACCCGCTTTTCGCTGGCGATGCCGGGCGGAGACGTCCAGTTCGTCGACGTCGACAGATTCAACGCCCTCGCCTCCGCCGCCGACCGCGCCTTGCGAACGGCCGATGATCCGGCTCATTCGCGAAAGCGGGCCGTGTTATGCGATCCGGCCGGGGGATTCTTCTCGCGATTCTCCAGGAAGGTCCGGCCTTCTTCATATCTGGCCGGTCCGATCGACGATCGCGCAGTGATCTGTTTTTCCGGCTCCGCCACCGATCTGATGGCGGAACGTGCCAGAAAGACCTATCCCGTCTTGCGCGCCTTGTTGGATGAGCTTGCCGAATTCGAGTTTCCCGTTGGCGCCAAGATCGGATATCCGACCGATCACCGAACCGGACCCGATGACCGCGAGCATCTTTGGTTCAGCATCCATCGATGTTTTGACGACAAGATCGACGCGACGCTCGAGAACTCGCCTTTGGATATCGCCGGGATGAACGCCGGCGATCGCGCCGAGCATCCCGTCGAGCTTCTGACCGACTGGATCATCATGACCCCGTTCGGTCAGATCAACCCGCGGAGCATGGTGGTCGTGCGCAAGATTCGCGAGCATCGCGAGGAGCTGCGGGCCATCATGGCCGAGTATCGAAGGCAATCATCCAAGGCCTGA
- a CDS encoding PEP-CTERM sorting domain-containing protein (PEP-CTERM proteins occur, often in large numbers, in the proteomes of bacteria that also encode an exosortase, a predicted intramembrane cysteine proteinase. The presence of a PEP-CTERM domain at a protein's C-terminus predicts cleavage within the sorting domain, followed by covalent anchoring to some some component of the (usually Gram-negative) cell surface. Many PEP-CTERM proteins exhibit an unusual sequence composition that includes large numbers of potential glycosylation sites. Expression of one such protein has been shown restore the ability of a bacterium to form floc, a type of biofilm.) — protein MQKLAVLGGALAMCMSWASAVRAVTVTIYTDKTQWESALGGQFLSEDFADSQLNDGVSFVSTESGHINPAEECYQDVLASQSQNEPMTIWSFSPEIAAYGGDWALGGPGGSGNSLLVYIADFSLYVGAISNNYGGEFWGFISDTPFTSVRLVGGPGSHQQNYRLDNMVYSQVPEPAAMSLLTLGGLMLIRRRTA, from the coding sequence ATGCAGAAACTTGCGGTTTTGGGCGGGGCGTTGGCCATGTGCATGTCTTGGGCATCTGCGGTCAGGGCGGTGACGGTTACAATCTACACGGACAAGACGCAATGGGAGAGCGCCTTGGGCGGCCAGTTCCTGAGCGAGGATTTCGCCGACAGTCAACTGAACGACGGAGTCAGTTTTGTGTCCACGGAATCCGGGCACATCAACCCTGCGGAGGAATGCTACCAGGATGTTCTGGCTTCTCAAAGCCAGAATGAGCCTATGACCATCTGGAGCTTCAGCCCCGAAATCGCCGCCTATGGCGGAGACTGGGCCTTGGGCGGCCCCGGCGGCTCTGGAAACAGCTTGCTGGTCTACATCGCCGACTTTTCTCTTTACGTGGGAGCGATTTCCAACAATTACGGTGGCGAATTTTGGGGCTTCATCTCTGACACTCCTTTCACCTCGGTCAGATTAGTGGGAGGACCGGGCAGTCATCAGCAGAACTATCGTTTGGATAACATGGTTTATTCACAGGTTCCTGAGCCGGCCGCCATGAGCCTGTTGACCCTGGGCGGTCTGATGCTGATTCGCCGCCGCACAGCTTGA
- a CDS encoding L,D-transpeptidase family protein has translation MRRLQRRRVVAGSGLSVVTAWLAIAGCSVPGFEKEDERPLQAPEVPVSSPSITSFPATAPVEGPWAAPAPPVVQSAPAIATQPAQPPPPDPLDTACQEGMLAWEQGDLVRARYHLNRVLREGYPSERQRRVREILNLIADRTIFSPEILPGDPLVVSYRIVKGDTLSRIARKHGLTEELISSINRLSAGSVLRPGHQIKLVRGPFSATVVKSDHEMHLYLQDVYVRTCGVALGTDNKTPTGKWVVTTRLRHPSWVDPRNGRRYGSHDPDNPLGGYWIALKGIEGNAVGRRGYGIHGTNDEASIGTDASLGCVRLGKQDIEAVYAMLARDCIVTIIESGERRGQIE, from the coding sequence GTGCGAAGACTTCAGCGAAGGCGTGTAGTCGCCGGTTCTGGCCTTTCTGTGGTGACGGCGTGGCTGGCTATTGCGGGTTGTTCGGTGCCGGGATTTGAGAAGGAGGATGAGCGGCCGCTTCAGGCACCCGAGGTCCCGGTCTCATCACCGTCGATCACCTCGTTCCCCGCCACCGCTCCCGTCGAAGGACCCTGGGCAGCGCCGGCACCGCCGGTTGTGCAATCCGCGCCGGCGATTGCCACGCAACCTGCCCAGCCTCCGCCGCCCGACCCGTTGGACACTGCCTGCCAGGAAGGCATGCTGGCGTGGGAACAGGGAGATCTGGTGCGGGCGAGATACCATCTGAACCGCGTTCTCCGGGAAGGTTATCCGTCCGAGCGACAACGCCGGGTTCGTGAGATTCTGAACCTGATCGCCGACAGGACGATCTTCTCGCCTGAGATTCTGCCGGGCGATCCGCTGGTCGTCAGTTATCGCATCGTCAAAGGGGACACCCTCTCCAGGATTGCCCGCAAGCATGGTTTGACTGAGGAACTGATCAGCAGCATCAACCGGCTCTCGGCCGGAAGCGTCCTTCGCCCCGGCCATCAAATCAAGCTCGTTCGAGGCCCCTTCAGCGCCACGGTCGTCAAGAGCGACCATGAAATGCATTTGTACCTGCAGGATGTGTACGTGCGCACGTGCGGGGTTGCCCTCGGCACCGACAACAAGACGCCGACGGGCAAATGGGTCGTGACTACCCGTCTGCGACACCCGTCGTGGGTCGATCCGCGAAACGGCAGGCGGTACGGCTCGCACGATCCGGACAACCCGCTCGGCGGGTACTGGATTGCCCTGAAAGGAATCGAAGGGAACGCCGTCGGCCGGCGCGGCTACGGCATCCACGGCACCAACGATGAGGCAAGCATCGGCACTGATGCTTCTCTGGGATGTGTTCGCCTGGGAAAGCAGGACATCGAAGCCGTCTATGCCATGCTCGCCCGGGACTGCATCGTCACGATCATTGAATCCGGTGAGCGTCGGGGGCAGATCGAGTAG
- a CDS encoding Dabb family protein, giving the protein MAYVHCVFFTLKPGTPQSQIDAQVVGGRELLARIPTVRRLETGRRDETMCREVSVTDFDLGLVILFDDKAGHDVYADHPLHLEYIKRHKARWARIRVFDYLSA; this is encoded by the coding sequence ATGGCCTACGTTCACTGCGTGTTCTTTACCCTCAAGCCCGGCACCCCCCAATCCCAAATCGACGCCCAGGTCGTCGGTGGCCGGGAGTTGCTGGCCAGGATTCCGACCGTCCGGCGGCTGGAGACCGGCCGGCGCGACGAAACCATGTGTCGGGAAGTCAGCGTCACCGACTTCGATCTCGGTCTGGTCATCCTCTTCGACGACAAGGCCGGGCACGACGTTTACGCCGACCACCCGTTGCACCTGGAGTATATTAAGCGTCACAAGGCCCGCTGGGCGAGGATCCGCGTGTTTGATTACCTGTCCGCGTAG
- a CDS encoding SMR family transporter: MKHVIALALALALNAAANLMMKIGSGRFNASGLNTDPGLRSLAAALTANWVLVLGLLCFAINVMFYTYALRAAFLPVSMAYPIMVGGGFAIIALVAWWFLGERMSVVQWTGVVMILLGVFLVAREVRVDSGV, encoded by the coding sequence ATGAAACACGTGATCGCACTCGCACTTGCGCTGGCCTTGAACGCCGCAGCCAACCTGATGATGAAAATCGGCTCCGGTCGATTCAACGCTTCCGGCCTCAACACCGACCCCGGTCTGCGGTCGCTGGCCGCGGCCCTGACCGCCAACTGGGTGCTGGTCCTCGGCCTGCTGTGTTTTGCGATCAACGTGATGTTCTACACCTACGCGTTGCGGGCCGCTTTTTTGCCGGTGAGCATGGCCTATCCCATCATGGTCGGGGGCGGCTTTGCGATCATCGCCCTCGTCGCCTGGTGGTTCCTCGGCGAACGTATGTCAGTCGTCCAATGGACGGGCGTCGTGATGATCCTGCTGGGCGTCTTCCTGGTGGCTCGTGAGGTCCGGGTCGATAGTGGGGTATAG
- a CDS encoding GNAT family N-acetyltransferase, whose amino-acid sequence MDDNLIIRAAGAVDVPVITEFIIAQALESEGLRLDPETARRGVAHAVAHPQQGRYFVAECDGRVIGQLMITREWSDWRARVFWWIQSVYVHPDYRGRGIFRRLYRHVESLAQQDPGICGLRLYVHRDNHRAMAAYEKLGMRATNYRVYEVKWSGLG is encoded by the coding sequence ATGGATGACAACTTGATCATTCGAGCCGCGGGAGCCGTCGACGTTCCGGTGATCACAGAGTTCATCATCGCTCAGGCGCTTGAATCGGAAGGGCTGCGGCTGGACCCCGAAACGGCCCGACGAGGGGTGGCGCATGCCGTCGCTCATCCGCAGCAGGGTCGGTATTTCGTGGCCGAGTGCGACGGGCGGGTCATCGGTCAGCTCATGATCACCCGCGAATGGAGCGATTGGCGTGCGAGGGTGTTCTGGTGGATCCAGAGCGTCTATGTACATCCGGATTACCGCGGCCGGGGGATCTTTCGCCGCCTCTACCGCCATGTCGAATCGCTCGCTCAGCAAGATCCCGGCATCTGCGGCCTCCGGCTCTATGTGCACCGTGACAACCATCGGGCCATGGCCGCATACGAGAAGCTCGGCATGAGGGCGACGAACTACCGGGTGTACGAGGTCAAATGGTCAGGCCTTGGATGA
- the phoU gene encoding phosphate signaling complex protein PhoU: protein MATHFINLLDELMRRSLRMGAAVEDMLLEACEAVTHADHNLARRIIDRDAEIDAEEVAIEAEAVRLMTLFQPMGADMRRLCTILKVNNDLERIADCGVNIAERAAHLEPEALVEARNNLKEIYPVVRRMLHGALHAYATLDRQAAERVVAEDEVIDAFYGDFIRHLVIDAARSPQAMAAHLDILSIAKNLERTADHAVNIAEDVIFLVTGQIVRHTNKKVSG, encoded by the coding sequence ATGGCGACGCATTTCATTAATCTGCTGGATGAACTGATGCGGCGGTCTTTGCGAATGGGCGCCGCCGTCGAAGACATGCTCCTCGAGGCCTGCGAGGCCGTGACCCATGCCGATCACAACCTTGCCCGTCGGATTATCGATCGCGACGCCGAGATTGATGCCGAAGAGGTGGCCATCGAAGCGGAGGCCGTTCGCCTGATGACCCTTTTCCAGCCGATGGGCGCCGACATGCGGCGGCTGTGCACCATCCTCAAGGTCAACAATGACCTGGAACGTATCGCCGATTGCGGCGTCAATATCGCCGAGCGGGCCGCCCACCTGGAACCCGAGGCGTTGGTCGAGGCCCGCAACAACCTGAAAGAAATCTATCCCGTCGTCCGCCGCATGTTGCACGGGGCCCTTCATGCTTACGCAACCCTCGATCGCCAAGCCGCCGAGAGGGTTGTGGCCGAGGATGAGGTCATCGACGCCTTCTACGGCGATTTCATCCGCCACCTGGTCATCGATGCCGCCAGGTCGCCCCAGGCCATGGCCGCCCACTTGGATATCCTTTCCATCGCCAAGAACCTCGAACGTACCGCCGACCATGCCGTCAACATCGCCGAGGACGTGATCTTCCTGGTCACCGGCCAGATCGTCCGGCACACCAATAAGAAGGTTTCAGGATGA